From a region of the Arachis ipaensis cultivar K30076 chromosome B09, Araip1.1, whole genome shotgun sequence genome:
- the LOC107618513 gene encoding V-type proton ATPase subunit D, which produces MSGQTQRLNVVPTVTMLGVVKARLVGATRGHALLKKKSDALTVQFRQILKKIVSTKESMGDIMKTSSFALTEAKYVAGDNIKHVVLENVREASLKVRSRQENVAGVKLPKFEYTNDGEVNKNDLTGLARGGQQVQQCRVAYIKAIEVLVELASLQTSFLTLDEAIKTTNRRVNALENVVKPRLENTISYIKGELDELEREDFFRLKKIQGYKKREIEKQMQSAKMFAEEQVAEKLALQRGISLNNAQNILSAATQKDEDIIF; this is translated from the coding sequence atgtCGGGGCAAACACAGCGTCTGAATGTTGTCCCCACGGTGACGATGCTGGGAGTGGTGAAGGCTCGTTTGGTTGGAGCCACGCGTGGTCACGCTCTCCTAAAGAAGAAGAGTGATGCACTTACTGTGCAGTTCAGGCAGATCCTGAAGAAGATTGTGTCTACCAAGGAATCAATGGGGGACATCATGAAGACCTCTTCTTTTGCTCTGACCGAGGCAAAGTACGTTGCTGGTGACAACATTAAGCATGTTGTGCTCGAGAATGTTCGTGAGGCCTCCCTCAAGGTCCGATCCCGGCAGGAGAATGTTGCTGGTGTTAAGCTTCCCAAGTTCGAGTATACCAATGACGGCGAGGTTAACAAGAATGACCTCACTGGATTGGCCCGGGGTGGCCAGCAGGTGCAGCAGTGCCGAGTTGCTTACATCAAGGCAATTGAGGTCCTTGTGGAGCTTGCCTCTCTTCAGACATCCTTCCTCACACTCGATGAGGCAATCAAGACTACAAACCGGAGGGTTAATGCCCTTGAGAATGTGGTGAAGCCTAGGTTGGAGAATACCATTAGTTACATTAAGGGAGAATTGGATGAGCTAGAAAGGGAGGATTTCTTTAGGTTGAAGAAGATCCAAGGATATAAAAAGAGGGAAATCGAGAAACAGATGCAATCTGCCAAGATGTTTGCTGAGGAACAGGTTGCTGAGAAGCTTGCGTTGCAAAGAGGTATTTCACTGAATAATGCTCAAAACATTTTGTCTGCAGCAACCCAGAAAGACGAGGATATCATTTTCTGA
- the LOC107618825 gene encoding V-type proton ATPase subunit D translates to MSGQTQRLNVVPTVTMLGVVKARLVGATRGHALLKKKSDALTVQFRQILKKIVSTKESMGDIMKTSSFALTEAKYVAGDNIKHVVLENVREASLKVRSRQENVAGVKLPKFEYTNDGEVNKNDLTGLARGGQQVQQCRVAYIKAIEVLVELASLQTSFLTLDEAIKTTNRRVNALENVVKPRLENTISYIKGELDELEREDFFRLKKIQGYKKREIEKQMQSAKMFAEEQVAEKLALQRGISLNNAQNILSAATQKDEDIIF, encoded by the coding sequence atgtCGGGGCAAACACAGCGTCTGAATGTTGTCCCCACGGTGACGATGCTGGGAGTGGTTAAGGCTCGTTTGGTTGGAGCCACACGTGGTCACGCTCTCCTAAAGAAGAAGAGTGATGCACTTACTGTGCAGTTCAGGCAGATCCTGAAGAAGATTGTGTCTACCAAGGAATCAATGGGTGACATCATGAAGACCTCTTCTTTTGCACTGACCGAGGCAAAGTACGTTGCTGGTGACAACATCAAGCATGTTGTGCTCGAGAATGTTCGTGAGGCCTCCCTCAAGGTCCGATCCCGGCAGGAGAATGTTGCTGGTGTTAAGCTTCCCAAGTTCGAGTATACCAATGACGGCGAGGTTAACAAGAATGACCTCACTGGATTGGCCCGGGGTGGCCAGCAGGTGCAGCAGTGCCGAGTTGCTTACATCAAGGCAATTGAGGTCCTTGTGGAGCTTGCCTCTCTTCAGACATCCTTCCTCACACTCGATGAGGCAATCAAGACTACAAACCGGAGGGTTAATGCCCTTGAGAATGTGGTGAAGCCTAGGTTGGAGAATACCATTAGTTACATTAAGGGAGAATTGGATGAGCTAGAAAGGGAGGATTTCTTTAGGTTGAAGAAGATCCAAGGATATAAAAAGAGGGAAATCGAGAAACAGATGCAATCTGCCAAGATGTTTGCTGAGGAACAGGTTGCTGAGAAGCTTGCGTTGCAAAGAGGTATTTCACTGAATAATGCTCAAAACATTTTGTCTGCAGCAACCCAGAAAGACGAGGATATCATTTTCTGA